The Verrucomicrobium spinosum DSM 4136 = JCM 18804 genome includes a region encoding these proteins:
- a CDS encoding DUF420 domain-containing protein, with the protein MEVYELPALNATLNAAAAVLLLSGWICIKLGKRSAHIALMSLALVVSAAFLTSYLIYHFHVPSMKFQGKGGIRWVYYTILITHVFLAIVNLPMIILTVVPALKRKFDKHKRLARWTFPVWMYVSVTGVLVYLMCYHWYALG; encoded by the coding sequence ATGGAAGTTTACGAACTCCCTGCTCTCAACGCCACCCTCAACGCCGCTGCGGCCGTTCTGCTGCTGTCGGGTTGGATTTGTATCAAGCTGGGCAAGCGATCTGCCCACATTGCCTTGATGTCTCTGGCTTTGGTGGTGTCCGCCGCTTTTCTTACGAGCTACCTGATCTACCACTTCCATGTGCCCAGCATGAAGTTTCAGGGCAAGGGCGGGATCCGGTGGGTGTACTACACCATCCTGATCACCCATGTCTTTCTTGCGATCGTCAACCTGCCCATGATCATCTTGACCGTGGTGCCCGCGCTGAAACGGAAGTTTGACAAGCACAAACGTCTCGCCCGCTGGACCTTTCCCGTGTGGATGTATGTCTCAGTGACGGGCGTGTTGGTGTACCTGATGTGTTACCATTGGTACGCGCTCGGGTGA